One Sphaerisporangium krabiense DNA segment encodes these proteins:
- a CDS encoding cold-shock protein translates to MASGTVKWFNAEKGFGFIAQDGGGADVFAHYSNIVSQGGYRELHEGQKVAFDVTQGQKGPQAENIVPA, encoded by the coding sequence ATGGCTTCTGGTACCGTGAAGTGGTTCAACGCGGAAAAGGGCTTCGGCTTCATCGCGCAGGACGGCGGCGGCGCCGACGTCTTCGCGCACTACTCCAACATCGTCTCTCAGGGCGGCTACCGCGAGCTGCATGAGGGCCAGAAGGTGGCCTTCGATGTCACCCAGGGCCAGAAGGGCCCTCAGGCCGAGAACATCGTTCCCGCCTGA
- a CDS encoding helix-turn-helix domain-containing protein, with translation MGAAAEMLGVTPSFLRALGAAKLIEPKRSSGGHRRYSRYQLRLAARARELVDQGTPVEAACRIIILEDQLAEALRINEARTTGD, from the coding sequence ATGGGCGCCGCCGCGGAGATGCTCGGGGTCACCCCCTCGTTTCTACGGGCTCTCGGCGCCGCCAAGCTGATCGAGCCGAAACGCTCCAGCGGCGGCCACCGCCGCTACTCCCGCTACCAACTGCGCCTGGCAGCGCGCGCCCGGGAACTCGTCGATCAGGGCACTCCTGTGGAGGCCGCCTGCCGGATCATCATCTTGGAAGACCAGCTCGCCGAGGCGCTGCGCATCAACGAAGCCCGCACGACCGGAGACTGA